The Solidesulfovibrio sp. genomic interval TTGAGGTTGATGGCGGCGGCCCAGGCCTTCACCTTCTTGGTGACGGACAGGGTTGTCAGGGGCGAGTTCGCCGTCTTGCGGCTTTTGAACAGGTAGTGCCTGTCCTCGGGCTGGGCGATGGCGAGATATTCCTCCAGTGCCGCGACGATCTCCTTGTTTGCGATGATGACATTTGGTTTGCCGGTTTTCTTCTCCTGGATGGAGATGCGGTCACCGAGCTTCAAGCCGCGCACGGCGGCGACCCGGAGAGCGAGCAGGTCTTGTATGCGCAGGCCGCTGTTGATCCCCCAGATATAGAGGCACTTGTCTCTCGGGCTATCGGCCAGCAGGCGCTTGATGCTGCGCACATGACGCAAATCGGTAATGGGCTGTACCTTCATGGGTTACCCTCCTGGAAAGCATGTTTTTCTTTGGGGAAGGATCAAACCGAGCTTTCGAAATGGGGCCGGGGCCTCGGCCGGCGGCACAAATCCAGGTATCTCATTGAAGCTAAAAGCCTTTCTCAGAAATTCTGGCCCAATGCCGCTTCTTATGTAGAAAGCGGCTTTGGGGCTTGCCCGCGTCGGCACCGTCTGGGCTGCCAAAGTGACTGCTCGCGGCCGCCGCGACTGCCCTGCCAAAGAGAGGAAGCCGGACCTTGCGGCCCGGCTACCCGGTTGAAGTTCATCCCCTGGTGAGGACAATTCGGTCTTCCTCGACGCGAACCTGAAAGATGTCGCCGTCAGCGACTTCCTGTCCGGCGATGACCATGCCCCGGAGGTTCAGGGTCAGCCTGCCCTTCGGATTGACCTTGGGCAGATTGCTGCCGCGCAGGAACAGACCCTCAATGTCGTAGAAGGTCTTGTCCTCGGCCATAAGGCGCAACAGGTGCTTTCGCAGCGTCTGCTTGTGCAGGATGCTGAGTCGTTCCATCATGGCGTCGGCGGAAAGGCCTTCGTTGACGCACTGGCGCAAAAGGCCGGGCTGGTATCGGGATTCGATCTTGGTCGGCACCTCGGACTCGGGATTGTCATGTTTTTTACCCATGGTTTTCCTCCAGATGTTAAGTTTATATAGATTATATATCTGTAATTACAGATGAAATAGGACTTCTGCTTGAAGACGAAAAACTGCACGAGAGGGATGCCGGGCGGCGCTATCGTCTTCAGGAAAAAATGCGGCTTTGGGCCGAGGCTGCGATTCCCTGGGTTTTCGGGGCTGGGGGATAGAAATCCCCAGGGAATCCCCAAACGCTCAGGATTGGGGAATTTAGGGGTCTGGCCGGGGCCAGGGAAGGAATCCCTTTGGAGGGGCAACCCTGGCCCGGGGAATTCTGGGTGGCTTCATTCCGGGGACAGCGGAATGGACAGGTGCATGGCCATAATGATCCTGTCCACGGTGTCTTGGGGAAAGTTTTCCATGAGTACGGGCCGAACGCCGGCAAGCGAGACGCGGCCGCCGTCGGGGCAATCTGTTCGCAGGCACATGATAACCCGGTTCACGAGCGGTGCGTCAAAGTCTTCGGAGAGGACGCCGCGCAGGGCAGAAAGGTCGATGGCACTTGTATGGGGCGGGAAGGTTTCCATTTTGACTCCTTTGGCGTCTCGCCGGGACTCAATGGCCGGCGGTTGAAATTTCACTTTGCCCGTCACTGGTTGGCTGGCTTCTGTGACGGAAGGACTGCTCCAGGCACGCCCGCAGCCGCCCGGTCAGAACCAGCCCTATTTCCGCACATCCACGGGCCAGTTCAGCGCCGGCGGTGTCCTCGCCAACTTTGCCCATCAGATGGAAAAGTTGTTCAAGGGGGTGGAGTCGGCAGATAAGCTGGTCAAGACGGTCCAGGTCCTGTTCGGTGCCGGGCATGGCTAATCATCTCCCGGAAGCATAATCGTGAGCACCGGCTCGCCCTTGTCGCCAGGGCCGACGACGGCGACCACCTTGACCTTCTCCTGTCGGCCAGGAGCCATGACGAAGAGCACGTCGAATTCCGCATAGTCCGTCGCCGCCTTGGAGTTCCGAATGGCGGCAAGCAGAACGAAAAAGACATCGTGCAGGCGGCCCTCGATACTTTGCCCTTCCCCTTCCAGGCCAGCAGGCGGCGTGATGTAGGAATGGAACAGGTTATCAGTGACGACGGTGTGGAATTTGAAACCGGCTTCCCTGGCCTGGGCGGTGACGTCGATCAAGACGCCGTCGGCTATGGCCTGGGCACGGCTGTAGGAATAGATCAGGTTGAAATCATCCATGTTGGCATCCTCCTGTATATTTTGGAAAATAATAGGAGAATACCCTGGCCCCAAACCTTGGTCACGGTTTTGATGGTGGAGGCGAAATGCACTATTGGGTGGAGGGAGTTGCTTAAGGATGTGGGGCCTCGGCTGGGCAGGGACAAATCTGACCATGGGGCAGGGAGTCAAATGTCGCCGTTCAAAATCACTCTGCACGAGAACTTTCCCAATAGATGCCTGACGTATTGACCTAAAGAAAAAAGGGGTTACATGGAAATCCATGCCCCCTCTGTTTCAGATTGCTTCTTTAATGACGATGATGATTGCCTCCTTGATAATCTTCTTCAGGACTTTCTTGCAAACGACAACGGCAACGAGTCTCAATGCAACTTCGATCACAACATTCACCGTGCCTCCTGATAGAATGGTTCAGAACGAACAAGGCCCAAGAACTCCGAAGAGAACCTGGACCTTGCCACACACAAGATTTCTATCCTTGTATTACGGTAAAATATCTCTATAATTGAATAATAAATAACATGAGATATTGAGTTAAAAAATGGGTGGCGGCCATATGCCGACCGCCACCCCAGGAGACTAATACGGATTAATACAATCACCTTCTGCGTCTTCCATTATCTGTCTGATAATCCCGAACGCGTGTGCGCTTGAAGCAGCCTTTTCAGCTTTATACTCGGCGAACAGAACATCCCAGTTGTCACGGAGTTCCTTGTGAGAATATTTCTTACTCATCGGCACATAATACTGTATATAGCATTTCTTGCACAAGAACTTCCATTCTTCGCCTGGCTTAACATTAAAATAACCACCATGACCCTTACACAGAGTACGCGTACCTTTAGACATCATTCACTCCATTCTTTGTCAACGTGTTAAATAACAACATCAAGAATTGTCACATCACTTAATCTTATTGTACGGAACAAACTTCTAAAGATATAGGATTTATATATGCCGAGACAATCTCATGTATGGGTATAGCTTCTCGACACACAGGCACAGATCAAAAACTACAATAGATACCACGCCTCAAACTAACCAACCCAATAATCGTGTACAATAAGTTTAAATGCTCCAACTGCCATTACTTACATGCTAAACATCATTCATCATAGGCGACACTCCTGAAAATTGACGCTTATAGGCATGAACACTTCTCAAAAAATGTTCATTTCACAGCCCATTATATACATACGAGAATTATGAAAATATAATATTCTTCTCGCCATCATACCTCCCCTTATTCCGACTGACACAGGCTGGAACAACTTGATAAATCAATCGCCAATAAATAATTAGCGGAGAGGCGTGCGAATCTGCTGGCGCATCTGCAGGGAGCAAGCAATTCTGACCCTATCTTACCAGCAAAGTGAAAAAGGGAAATAAAAAGAGTCTTTTAAAAGAGTAATTTATATTCCCTATGCCCACATTACCCATAAGGGTCAGAAATTTTAGGAGACGCCTCTGGCAGAAACACACCCCTTCGTCATAGTTGTCATCTATTTATGAATTTATTATTTCTTTGACACCTATCATGGAATTTATTGTCTTTAACATCTAATAAGACATCGTCACACTCTCTGTGTCCAGACGATAGAACCTTGGCTCATAGCTCGCGCCAGTTGTAAATACATTTCGCAACAAGTTTAAAAGAATAATGCTCTATTCCAATGTCAATGATTCAGTTCATTGACGAAGGGGACATTTTTGCCCCCGTCCCTTCAGAAAGGGGAAATGGGTTTCTGGGCAATCCGGCCTTGGCCATGTTGCCCAGATGGGCAGATTTTATCTTTACATCTGTCGCGAGAAAAACGCCCTGATACAGGGAAGGCGGCTCCTTCGAACCGCCTTCTCTGCTGACCGTGATTTTCACCCTGCATGAGGCAACACTCACAGCAATATTCCACTCCCGCTGAACGCTGCCGCCGGGGAGCTTGCCGCAAACGCGAAAGCATCTGGTTTCTGTTGGTGAACAGAATTCCGAGAGATATGCAGGATGCGACGCCGAACTCCGGCAATAGTCATTCTTTTCGTATTATTTCCCGGGTCAGCGCTTTCGATGAGCCCTTTGTTGGCAAGGCGCTTTTGCAAGGTTTTCAGGCCGAGCGTAATGGGACTTCCCTGGGAACTTGCGAGCGCCTGCACCGCTCCAAACGCCACATCTGGATCGAGGTATATGCTCTTGTCATCGACCCAGCCCGCGAGTTTTCCAAGGGGGCGGTGTTCACGGGTCTGATTTGTCCCCATACCCGTAACGACCTCATGCCAGCCGTAAGCCTCTGGCGTGGCTCTGGGAACCCCTCCATTGAAATCTTCAAAGTGAGCGGCTCCACTCGTCAAAATCGCTCCCAAAAGATCGAGGAACCGCTGACAGGGTGATTCCTCCTCCTGTATTTCACTTTGCCGCTTGGCAGCCTCAAAGATCGCCGCCTGGCAGTCCTGCCATAGCTTTTCAGCCTGCTCCTGTGTGATCACGCCTTTTTCGAGGGCAAACTGTGAGAACATCTCGACACCAATCATCAGGCTAGCGACAATGTCTGGAGTGCGCGTGTGCGCCTTTCCAGCCTCCAAGGAATCCATTTTTAGGGCCTTCTTCCGTTCAGGCAAGGATGACGACAATTCCTCGACCTTCGGCGCTATCCATTGGACATAGGCGGCCATCGTTTTCACGAGAAGTCCATTATCCCGTGACTCCTGGAGCTTCGTCAGGATATTGCAATTTACGTCGACCGGCTGCACCTCCAAGACCAACATGCGCGCCCTGAGACTTTGGCCCTTCGGCGTCTCTTCGCCGGTCGCCAGAATTAGGCCACGAGGATAATACGTTGGCCGCAAAGTGCCGCCGCTGCGCATGCGCTGCCGCCCAGCTTGGTTACCCTGTCCTCGAAGAAGACGGTCGGCCTTTTTGTGGAAAACGTTAATGTCGGTGAGGCTCCCAACTGGGTTGAAATCATCAACGACGGTAATGGTGTCCTTGGCCAGGAAGCATTGCTTTTCAAGGCTATTTTCGGTCGATGTCCAGTTGGCTGGAAGGTTTTTTCCCCGAAACTCGCTCCCGAAGAACCCTTGAGCTATGGCGGCCATCTCAGACTTGCGTGTACCAGTAAATCCGGCCAAAAAGAGGCTGAAGTCGATGGTCAGGGCTACCCCCAGTGGCGCAAGAAAAACTCCTGCGAATAGCGGCGCGCTGATTTCCAACGGGGCGAGATCTAAAATCTGCAAGGCGGCGGCGATTGCCATCGGGATTTCGTCTGGCTCGGGCAACTCAAGCTGGAAGTCCTTGAGTCCACCCTCACCGAGATCGACCTCGACGTTAGGCATAAGGCCGTCTTTACCAATCGCACCTTTGCCGTTCAAGTATGCCCACTCCCCGTTAATCAAGCGCCACCCGGTGTGCAGAAACTGGTCACGGGCAGTTACATTGGTGCTAAGGAGCTGGACGGCAGTACGAAAGTGATCTCGACACCCCGCGAGAATGACTG includes:
- a CDS encoding tyrosine-type recombinase/integrase — its product is MKVQPITDLRHVRSIKRLLADSPRDKCLYIWGINSGLRIQDLLALRVAAVRGLKLGDRISIQEKKTGKPNVIIANKEIVAALEEYLAIAQPEDRHYLFKSRKTANSPLTTLSVTKKVKAWAAAINLKGNYGCHSLRKTWTYHQRREYGVSWEVLAKRLNHSSPSVTRRYMGVQDEEVEEVLMNSL
- a CDS encoding DUF6573 family protein, with translation MDDFNLIYSYSRAQAIADGVLIDVTAQAREAGFKFHTVVTDNLFHSYITPPAGLEGEGQSIEGRLHDVFFVLLAAIRNSKAATDYAEFDVLFVMAPGRQEKVKVVAVVGPGDKGEPVLTIMLPGDD